The proteins below are encoded in one region of Streptomyces roseirectus:
- a CDS encoding globin domain-containing protein, whose amino-acid sequence MDAPATTSADNGTSGGGEGWFTPRKQPTSAPGTPPASESPGTEPQATEGRRLAGLRPVGRGTAASGDTQGSGRVDAGGQQSFGGQQSLGGQQSLGGQRDFGQADAGAQRDLGRTATDAAPDFGHTDADARTATPSAQVTAPSAPAPFDPATTLLPKLIPAPATAVPPLSSPIPPRRPGDTPPAGFPAADLASAAPSEAFQVPAQRTAPNGPPPAEAAHLTAPAPTDTAHLTGPPQTPPASLTPSEDHHRTLPEESRAGAEGETRPVVAEEPRSATAENPSPSPQPEAFRPFPQDAPRPETELPHEVPHEGARPEGELPGPFAQEATRPEGDLPRALSQEAPRAEGDLPRPLPQETPQPDAELLRPFAPNLNPPAQTPPPHDTPAESAPAQAPLAHDATPDTAQPQPEAPGSYVPDAFRPAADFSRPTAQSAPQDPAQPIPDAFRPFVPETLEVAEPAPVVEGSPDAVLVRRTMSAIGSVSDKVTSYFYALLFVRHPDLRPLFPPAMDAQRDRLLKALLTAAEHIDNTPVLVGYLQNLGRGHRKYGTRPEHYPAVGECLIEALAKYAASVWDKETEAAWVRTYTTISQVMIDAAAVDELRAPAWWQAEIVSHELRTQDIAVLTVRPDQPYPFLAGQYASLETPWWPRIWRHYSFASAPRSDGLLSFHVKAVPAGWVSNALVHRAQPGDVIRLGPPAGSMTIDHTRDSGLLCLGGGTGIAPIKALVEDVAEHGARRRMEVFYGARTDHDLYDIDTMLRLKQSHSWLEVRPVVDKDGLLQLPDAIRTFGPWTEYDAYISGPVGMIRSGVNALRGAGIPKERIRHDSVAELVAAG is encoded by the coding sequence ATGGACGCTCCGGCCACCACGTCGGCCGACAACGGCACGTCCGGCGGCGGAGAGGGTTGGTTCACGCCGCGCAAACAGCCGACGTCGGCTCCCGGCACCCCACCGGCCTCCGAGTCACCGGGCACCGAACCCCAGGCCACGGAAGGCCGCCGCCTGGCCGGACTGCGCCCGGTGGGGCGGGGCACGGCGGCATCCGGCGACACGCAGGGCTCCGGCCGCGTGGACGCCGGCGGGCAGCAGAGCTTCGGCGGACAGCAGAGCCTCGGCGGGCAGCAGAGCCTCGGCGGGCAGCGGGACTTCGGCCAAGCGGACGCCGGTGCGCAGCGGGACCTCGGACGGACGGCCACTGACGCGGCGCCCGACTTCGGGCACACGGACGCCGACGCCCGAACAGCCACGCCGTCGGCCCAGGTGACCGCCCCCTCGGCCCCGGCGCCTTTCGATCCCGCGACCACCTTGCTCCCCAAGCTCATACCGGCGCCCGCGACTGCGGTACCGCCGCTGTCGTCGCCCATACCGCCGCGCCGCCCCGGCGATACGCCGCCCGCCGGCTTCCCGGCCGCCGACCTCGCGTCCGCTGCCCCGTCCGAGGCGTTCCAGGTACCGGCCCAGCGCACCGCCCCGAACGGGCCGCCGCCCGCTGAAGCCGCGCACCTGACGGCACCGGCTCCGACCGACACCGCGCACCTGACGGGCCCACCGCAGACCCCGCCCGCCTCCCTGACGCCGTCCGAGGACCACCACCGCACGCTCCCCGAGGAGTCCCGCGCGGGCGCCGAGGGGGAGACGCGTCCGGTCGTCGCGGAGGAACCCCGCTCGGCCACCGCCGAGAACCCGTCGCCCTCGCCGCAGCCCGAGGCTTTCCGGCCGTTCCCCCAGGACGCTCCCCGCCCCGAGACCGAGCTGCCGCACGAGGTGCCTCATGAGGGCGCCCGGCCTGAGGGCGAGTTGCCGGGGCCGTTCGCTCAGGAAGCCACTCGGCCTGAGGGTGACCTGCCGCGAGCGTTGTCTCAGGAAGCCCCCCGGGCCGAGGGCGACCTCCCGCGCCCGTTGCCTCAGGAAACCCCCCAGCCCGACGCCGAGCTGCTGCGGCCGTTCGCCCCGAACCTGAACCCGCCCGCGCAGACCCCGCCTCCGCACGACACCCCCGCCGAGAGCGCGCCGGCACAAGCCCCCCTCGCCCACGACGCCACCCCGGACACCGCCCAGCCCCAGCCCGAGGCCCCCGGCTCGTACGTCCCCGACGCTTTCCGGCCCGCCGCCGACTTCTCCCGGCCGACAGCCCAGAGCGCCCCTCAGGACCCCGCCCAGCCCATCCCGGACGCCTTCCGCCCCTTCGTGCCCGAGACGTTGGAGGTCGCTGAGCCGGCCCCCGTCGTGGAGGGGTCGCCGGACGCCGTGCTGGTGCGCCGGACGATGTCCGCCATCGGGTCGGTGTCCGACAAGGTCACGTCGTACTTCTACGCGCTCCTCTTCGTCCGCCACCCGGACCTGCGCCCGCTGTTCCCGCCCGCGATGGACGCCCAGCGCGACCGGCTGCTGAAGGCGCTGCTGACGGCGGCCGAGCACATCGACAACACGCCGGTGCTCGTCGGATACCTCCAGAACCTCGGCCGGGGGCACCGCAAGTACGGCACCCGCCCCGAGCACTACCCGGCCGTCGGCGAGTGCCTGATCGAGGCGCTGGCGAAGTACGCCGCGTCCGTGTGGGACAAGGAGACCGAGGCGGCGTGGGTGCGGACGTACACGACGATCTCGCAGGTGATGATCGACGCGGCGGCCGTGGACGAACTGCGCGCCCCCGCGTGGTGGCAGGCGGAGATCGTCTCGCACGAGCTGAGGACGCAGGACATAGCCGTCCTCACGGTCAGGCCCGACCAGCCGTACCCGTTCCTCGCGGGCCAGTACGCGAGCCTGGAGACGCCGTGGTGGCCGAGGATCTGGCGGCACTACTCCTTCGCCTCGGCGCCCCGCTCCGACGGCCTGCTGTCGTTCCACGTGAAGGCGGTCCCGGCGGGCTGGGTCTCCAACGCGCTCGTGCACCGCGCCCAGCCCGGCGACGTGATCAGGCTGGGCCCGCCGGCCGGGTCGATGACGATCGACCACACCCGTGACAGTGGCCTGCTCTGCCTCGGCGGCGGCACCGGCATCGCCCCCATCAAGGCCCTGGTCGAGGACGTCGCCGAGCACGGCGCCCGGCGCCGGATGGAGGTCTTCTACGGTGCCCGCACCGACCACGACCTCTACGACATCGACACCATGCTCCGCCTCAAGCAGTCCCACTCCTGGCTGGAGGTCCGCCCGGTCGTCGACAAGGACGGCCTGCTCCAGCTCCCGGACGCCATCCGCACGTTCGGCCCCTGGACCGAGTACGACGCGTACATCTCGGGCCCGGTCGGCATGATCCGCAGCGGCGTGAACGCACTGCGCGGCGCGGGCATCCCGAAGGAACGGATACGCCACGACTCGGTGGCCGAACTGGTCGCCGCCGGCTGA
- a CDS encoding NUDIX domain-containing protein, with protein MTVRPVVKRTARAVLLDGDDLILIKRTKPGMDPYWLTPGGGVEPYDETVVEALHREVYEELGAKITDVVPCFVDTVEHIGEDASATGVKVQHFFVCHLESMDPALRHGPEVDEPVGEYEIVRVPFTRVGIASVHLVPLSLRHYLDGNIEGVRAMHAPDLG; from the coding sequence ATGACCGTCCGACCCGTGGTCAAACGCACCGCCCGCGCCGTTCTGCTGGACGGTGACGATCTGATCCTGATCAAGCGCACCAAGCCCGGCATGGACCCCTACTGGCTCACCCCCGGCGGGGGCGTCGAGCCCTACGACGAGACCGTCGTGGAGGCCCTGCACCGCGAGGTGTACGAAGAACTCGGCGCCAAGATCACCGATGTGGTCCCCTGCTTCGTCGACACCGTCGAGCACATCGGCGAGGACGCCAGCGCGACCGGCGTGAAGGTGCAGCACTTCTTCGTCTGCCATCTGGAGTCCATGGACCCGGCGCTCAGACACGGCCCCGAGGTGGACGAGCCCGTCGGCGAGTACGAGATCGTCCGTGTCCCGTTCACCCGGGTCGGGATCGCCTCCGTCCACCTCGTCCCGCTGTCGCTGCGGCACTATCTGGACGGCAACATCGAGGGGGTGCGTGCCATGCACGCACCCGATCTCGGCTGA
- a CDS encoding low molecular weight protein-tyrosine-phosphatase has product MAYRVCFVCTGNICRSPMAESVFHARVEDAGLGHLVEADSAGTDGWHEGEGADPRTVAVLQEHGYATGHTARRFDRSWFTGLDLVIALDSGHLKALRRLAPTPEDARKVRLLRSYDPAAHDGDLDVPDPYYGGRAGFEECLEMVEAASDGLLAAVRQELEGRTT; this is encoded by the coding sequence ATGGCCTACCGCGTCTGTTTCGTCTGCACCGGCAACATCTGCCGCTCGCCGATGGCCGAATCGGTGTTCCACGCGCGCGTGGAGGACGCCGGGCTCGGTCACCTCGTCGAGGCCGACAGCGCCGGTACGGACGGCTGGCACGAGGGCGAGGGCGCCGACCCGCGCACGGTCGCCGTCCTCCAGGAGCACGGGTACGCCACCGGCCACACGGCCCGCCGTTTCGACCGCTCCTGGTTCACCGGGCTCGACCTGGTGATCGCCCTCGACTCCGGCCACCTCAAGGCTCTGCGCCGCCTCGCCCCCACCCCCGAGGACGCCCGCAAGGTCCGTCTCCTGCGCTCCTACGACCCCGCCGCGCACGACGGCGACCTCGACGTCCCCGACCCGTACTACGGGGGCCGTGCGGGCTTCGAGGAGTGCCTTGAGATGGTGGAGGCGGCGAGCGACGGCCTGCTCGCAGCCGTGCGGCAGGAGCTGGAAGGACGTACGACATGA
- a CDS encoding LysR family transcriptional regulator, which yields MDLALLRTFVTVHRAGSFTRAAALLGLSQPAVTSQIRTLERQVGRPLFLRQARGVTPTTTGDELAHKAAPHLDALVEIAESGLDDASWLRTLHLAGPPEFTAEQALPALTELTRDDGQGLALRASFGTAEEVLEGLAAGHHDLAISTARPRGALLTATPLCDEEHVLVAAPRWAARIDTGRLRRAGASALENLPVVEVHESLPLVARYWAAVFDSFPAASATVVVPDLRAVLACAVAGAGLAVLPRYLCTGALERGDVVALHDPPVPPLRTYFLVVRTGTLAMPHIARAHERLLRAAAQWR from the coding sequence GTGGACCTGGCCTTGCTGCGCACCTTCGTGACGGTGCACCGGGCCGGTTCCTTCACTCGTGCCGCCGCGCTGCTGGGCCTCTCCCAGCCCGCCGTCACCTCGCAGATCCGCACCCTGGAACGGCAGGTGGGCCGCCCGCTGTTCCTGCGCCAGGCCCGGGGCGTCACCCCGACGACGACCGGTGACGAACTCGCCCACAAGGCCGCCCCGCACCTCGACGCGCTGGTGGAGATCGCCGAGAGCGGCCTCGACGACGCGTCCTGGCTGCGCACCCTGCACCTCGCGGGACCGCCCGAGTTCACGGCCGAACAGGCCCTGCCCGCGCTCACCGAACTCACCCGAGACGACGGCCAGGGGCTCGCCCTGCGCGCCTCCTTCGGCACCGCCGAGGAAGTCCTCGAAGGACTCGCGGCGGGCCACCACGACCTCGCCATCAGCACGGCCCGCCCGCGCGGCGCGCTGCTGACGGCGACCCCGCTGTGCGACGAGGAGCACGTCCTGGTCGCCGCCCCGCGCTGGGCCGCGCGGATCGACACCGGACGGCTGCGCCGCGCGGGCGCGTCCGCGCTGGAGAACCTGCCCGTCGTCGAGGTCCACGAGTCGCTGCCCCTGGTCGCCCGCTACTGGGCCGCCGTCTTCGACTCCTTCCCGGCCGCCTCCGCCACGGTCGTCGTCCCCGACCTGCGCGCGGTCCTCGCCTGCGCGGTCGCGGGCGCGGGGCTCGCGGTCCTGCCCCGCTACCTCTGCACGGGCGCCCTGGAGCGCGGGGACGTCGTCGCCCTGCACGATCCGCCGGTGCCGCCGCTGCGGACGTACTTCCTGGTCGTGCGGACGGGGACGCTGGCGATGCCGCATATCGCGCGGGCGCACGAGAGGCTGTTGCGGGCGGCGGCGCAGTGGCGGTGA
- a CDS encoding SsgA family sporulation/cell division regulator: MRESVQTVQAEVMMSFLVSEELSFRIPVELAYESYDPYAVRLTFHLPGDAPVTWTFGRELLIDGVGRPCGEGDVRVAPAEPESLGDVLIRLQVGADQAVFRSSAAPLIAFLDRTDRVVPLGQEASFADFDAHLDEALGRILAEEQSAG, encoded by the coding sequence ATGCGCGAGTCCGTACAGACAGTTCAGGCAGAGGTCATGATGAGCTTCCTCGTCTCCGAGGAGCTTTCCTTCCGGATCCCGGTCGAGCTGGCATACGAGTCCTACGACCCGTATGCCGTCCGGCTCACCTTCCACCTTCCCGGGGACGCGCCCGTGACCTGGACGTTCGGGCGGGAGCTGCTGATCGACGGGGTGGGGCGGCCCTGCGGCGAGGGGGACGTGCGGGTCGCACCCGCCGAGCCGGAATCCCTCGGCGACGTCCTCATCCGCCTTCAGGTCGGCGCGGACCAGGCGGTGTTCCGCTCCTCCGCCGCTCCCCTCATCGCCTTCCTCGACCGCACGGACCGGGTGGTCCCGCTGGGGCAGGAGGCGTCCTTCGCCGACTTCGACGCCCATCTCGACGAGGCGTTGGGGCGGATCCTGGCGGAGGAGCAGAGCGCCGGGTGA
- a CDS encoding phage holin family protein, translated as MKNFVVKTIANAGALAVAVWLLDKITLTGDSTGKKIVTLLLVALLFGLVNFLVKPVVKVLTFPLFILTLGLITLVVNALMLLLTSWLADKLDLSFHVEGFWTAVAGGLIISVVSWALHLALPDED; from the coding sequence ATGAAAAATTTCGTAGTCAAGACGATCGCCAACGCGGGCGCCCTGGCGGTCGCCGTCTGGCTGCTGGACAAGATCACCCTGACCGGTGACAGCACCGGCAAGAAGATCGTCACCCTGCTGCTCGTCGCCCTGCTCTTCGGCCTCGTGAACTTCCTGGTCAAGCCGGTGGTGAAGGTGCTGACCTTCCCGCTGTTCATCCTGACGCTCGGTCTGATCACGCTGGTCGTCAACGCCCTGATGCTGCTGCTGACCTCGTGGCTGGCCGACAAGCTCGACCTGAGCTTCCACGTGGAGGGCTTCTGGACGGCCGTCGCCGGCGGTCTGATCATCTCCGTCGTCTCCTGGGCGCTGCACCTGGCCCTGCCCGACGAGGACTGA
- a CDS encoding cystathionine gamma-lyase — protein MTEGPLGEGTRAVRAGLPDPVKHEPALPGPVFAAHYHLPGEPTGPYAYGRDENPTWTLLENAVAELEAPGEDGVETLAFASGMAAISAVLFSQLRSGDAVVLPDDGYQALPLVRAQLEAYGIEVRTAPTGADAQLAVLDGAKLLWIETPSNPRLDVCDVRRLAGEAHARGALVAVDNTLATPLGQRPLDLGADFSVASGTKQLSGHGDVLLGYVTGRAGEAMTAVRRWRKIVGAIPGPMEAWLGHRSLATLPLRVDRQSANALAVAEALAKRPEVSGVRYPGLPGDPSHEVAARQMRRYGCVVSFTLGSRARAERFLDALRLVDDATSFGGVRSTAERRGRWGGDAVPEGFIRLSVGTEDTEDLVADVLRALAESAG, from the coding sequence ATGACCGAAGGTCCCCTGGGCGAGGGCACGCGCGCGGTACGCGCGGGGCTGCCCGATCCCGTCAAGCACGAACCCGCCCTGCCAGGACCGGTCTTCGCCGCCCACTACCACCTCCCGGGCGAGCCGACCGGCCCCTACGCCTACGGCCGCGACGAGAACCCCACCTGGACGCTCCTGGAGAACGCCGTCGCCGAGCTGGAGGCGCCCGGCGAGGACGGCGTCGAGACCCTGGCGTTCGCCTCCGGGATGGCCGCGATCTCGGCCGTCCTCTTCTCCCAACTGCGCTCCGGCGACGCCGTCGTGCTCCCGGACGACGGCTACCAGGCGCTGCCCCTGGTGCGCGCGCAGTTGGAGGCGTACGGCATCGAGGTGCGCACCGCGCCGACCGGCGCCGACGCGCAACTGGCGGTGCTGGACGGGGCGAAGCTGCTGTGGATCGAGACGCCGTCGAACCCGCGGTTGGACGTGTGCGACGTCCGGCGGCTCGCCGGCGAGGCCCACGCGCGCGGGGCGCTGGTCGCCGTCGACAACACGCTCGCCACGCCGCTCGGACAGCGCCCGCTGGACCTCGGGGCGGACTTCTCCGTCGCGAGCGGCACGAAGCAGCTCAGCGGGCACGGTGACGTGCTCCTCGGGTACGTGACGGGCCGCGCGGGGGAGGCGATGACGGCCGTGCGGCGCTGGCGCAAGATCGTCGGGGCGATCCCGGGGCCGATGGAGGCGTGGCTGGGGCACCGGTCGCTGGCGACGCTGCCGCTGCGGGTGGACCGGCAGAGCGCGAACGCGCTGGCCGTCGCCGAGGCGCTGGCGAAGCGGCCCGAGGTGAGCGGGGTGCGGTATCCGGGGCTGCCCGGCGACCCGTCCCACGAGGTCGCGGCACGGCAGATGCGACGGTACGGGTGCGTCGTCTCGTTCACCCTCGGCTCACGCGCGCGTGCGGAGCGGTTCCTCGACGCGCTGCGGCTCGTGGACGACGCGACCAGTTTCGGCGGGGTGCGCTCCACGGCCGAGCGGCGCGGGCGCTGGGGCGGCGACGCGGTCCCGGAGGGCTTCATCCGGCTCTCGGTGGGCACCGAGGACACCGAGGACCTGGTCGCGGACGTGCTGCGGGCGCTGGCGGAGTCGGCGGGCTGA
- a CDS encoding GNAT family N-acetyltransferase, whose amino-acid sequence MSTPSPTALPIRRLTRNDLLACADLSENRGWPREEHKWGLLLTAGQGYGIDDPEGGLVAACVVTEYGPQERPDLAAIGMVLVAERHARQGIGRRLMRHVLAAQGTTPLTLHATPNGRPLYEELGFKATGRAEMLVGHFVPARQRPTVATRAATADDLAGILRLDGEVFGVDRTHLLTRLPAFADQLRVAEADGRLTGYAAAWPNMDTHVVGPLVAHDTETAKALVASLAEHTDRPLRTDVDVRHEELLAWLKERGLAGVAFNSVMTSGIPALPGDWTRRFAPLTVAAG is encoded by the coding sequence GTGTCGACTCCTTCCCCCACCGCCCTCCCCATCCGCCGCCTGACCCGCAACGACCTCCTCGCGTGCGCGGACTTGTCCGAGAACCGGGGGTGGCCGCGCGAAGAGCACAAGTGGGGCCTCCTCCTCACCGCCGGACAGGGCTACGGCATCGACGACCCCGAGGGCGGCCTGGTGGCCGCGTGTGTCGTCACCGAGTACGGCCCTCAGGAGCGCCCCGACCTCGCGGCGATCGGCATGGTCCTGGTCGCCGAGCGGCACGCCCGCCAGGGCATCGGACGCCGGTTGATGCGGCACGTCCTCGCCGCGCAGGGCACGACCCCGCTGACCCTGCACGCGACGCCGAACGGCCGTCCGCTCTACGAGGAGCTGGGCTTCAAGGCGACCGGCCGGGCCGAGATGCTGGTGGGCCACTTCGTCCCGGCGCGGCAGCGGCCGACGGTCGCCACGCGGGCGGCGACGGCCGACGACCTCGCGGGGATCCTGCGGCTGGACGGGGAGGTGTTCGGCGTCGACCGCACCCATCTGCTCACCCGGTTGCCCGCCTTCGCCGACCAGCTGAGGGTCGCCGAGGCCGACGGCCGGCTCACCGGTTACGCCGCCGCCTGGCCCAACATGGACACGCACGTCGTGGGCCCGCTCGTCGCCCACGACACGGAGACCGCCAAGGCCCTCGTCGCCTCCCTCGCCGAGCACACCGACCGCCCGCTGCGCACCGACGTCGACGTGCGCCACGAGGAGCTGCTGGCCTGGCTGAAGGAACGGGGCCTGGCGGGTGTCGCCTTCAACTCCGTGATGACGTCCGGCATCCCCGCC
- a CDS encoding IclR family transcriptional regulator encodes MATADLSPAEPGAPPSRPPGRTLPPRPAPAAVPEQPHPTTTLIGSVQRAMRLLETVAGHPYGAPAKQLARETGLALPTAYHLLRTLVHEGYLRRDKGLFFLGEAAERLASAGAAQKRRSTLVDTLAHWRDEIGAPVYYAVYRGGEIETLHVADTPESPAVEQWADFRETGHAHAIGQCLLAQLDEGSRRDHLDRYPARTLTPYTVRDSHSLLRRLAGAGRAAAVTERQEYLLGTVCAALPITLGAMTATVALSLPVRQAERLLPAVRKLEREIGRAAGALALSISI; translated from the coding sequence TTGGCCACGGCTGACCTCTCCCCCGCGGAACCGGGCGCACCCCCCTCCCGCCCGCCCGGCCGCACCCTCCCGCCCCGGCCCGCCCCCGCGGCCGTCCCCGAACAGCCCCACCCCACGACCACCCTCATCGGCTCCGTCCAGCGCGCGATGCGTCTGCTGGAGACCGTCGCCGGACACCCCTACGGCGCCCCGGCCAAACAACTGGCCAGAGAGACCGGCCTCGCCCTCCCCACCGCCTACCACCTGCTGCGCACCCTGGTCCACGAGGGCTATCTGCGGCGCGACAAGGGCCTGTTCTTCCTCGGCGAGGCGGCCGAGCGGCTGGCCTCGGCAGGTGCCGCGCAGAAACGTCGCAGCACGCTCGTCGACACCCTCGCGCACTGGCGCGACGAGATCGGCGCGCCCGTCTACTACGCCGTGTACCGGGGCGGCGAGATCGAGACGCTGCACGTCGCCGACACCCCCGAGTCCCCCGCCGTCGAGCAGTGGGCCGACTTCCGCGAGACCGGGCACGCGCACGCGATCGGGCAGTGCCTGCTGGCCCAGCTCGACGAGGGCTCGCGCCGCGACCACCTCGACCGCTACCCGGCGCGCACCCTCACGCCGTACACCGTCCGCGACAGCCACAGCCTGCTGCGCCGGCTCGCCGGGGCCGGACGCGCCGCCGCCGTCACCGAGCGGCAGGAGTATCTGCTGGGCACGGTCTGCGCGGCGCTGCCCATCACGCTGGGGGCCATGACCGCGACCGTCGCGCTCTCCCTGCCGGTGCGCCAGGCCGAACGGCTGCTGCCCGCCGTGCGGAAGCTGGAGCGGGAGATCGGGCGGGCGGCGGGGGCGCTCGCGCTCTCTATCAGCATCTGA
- a CDS encoding YibE/F family protein — protein sequence MPAHDTGPIPQASAHGNGPVPGVPSHDSGPTPRIPGHDAHAHAHESNTEHSGSGPGGYPHNHPPHGGGSGDSHGGDSHGGGGHGGSHSHGHSHSHGPAAPVSRHLRKVIGAVLIPFAAAVLVGLVVLWPGGAPPHERTGVGFDRQTQQATVTKVEKLSCASVNAGGVPPTGDTSTAEGSSAVQQANGTCKRATIRVDTGKDKGRTFTEIVQPDQSRQLEQGEKVVVAYEPSAPRDLQYSVADVNRRFPMALLAGIFAIAVVVVGRLRGVMALVALAISFLILNFFILPAILQGSNPLVVAVVGASAIMLIALYLCHGLSARTSVAVLGTLISLVLIGVLGLLFNDWAALTGNTDDNTGLIHGLYPSIDMSGLLLAGIIIGSLGVLDDVTVTQTSAVWELHEANPTMGWRGLYRAGIRIGRDHIASVVNTLVLAYAGAALPLLLLFSIANSGIGTVANSELVAEEIVRTLVGSIGLVASVPVTTALAALVVSADRPDTKTATATATSAPAQAPARGSRGRRRKR from the coding sequence ATGCCCGCGCACGACACCGGCCCCATCCCCCAAGCCTCCGCTCACGGCAACGGCCCGGTCCCCGGTGTCCCCAGCCACGACAGCGGCCCGACCCCCCGCATCCCTGGCCACGATGCCCACGCTCACGCCCACGAAAGCAACACCGAGCACAGCGGCTCCGGACCAGGCGGGTACCCCCACAACCACCCCCCGCACGGCGGCGGTTCCGGCGATTCCCACGGCGGCGATTCGCACGGCGGCGGAGGCCACGGCGGCAGCCACTCGCACGGACACAGCCACAGCCACGGCCCCGCCGCCCCCGTCTCCCGGCACCTGCGCAAGGTGATCGGCGCGGTCCTGATCCCCTTCGCGGCGGCGGTCCTCGTCGGCCTGGTCGTCCTGTGGCCCGGCGGAGCCCCACCGCACGAGCGGACCGGCGTCGGGTTCGACCGGCAGACGCAGCAGGCGACGGTCACGAAGGTCGAGAAGCTGAGCTGCGCCTCGGTGAACGCGGGGGGCGTGCCCCCGACCGGCGACACCTCGACCGCCGAGGGCTCCTCGGCCGTCCAGCAGGCGAACGGCACCTGCAAGCGCGCGACGATCCGGGTGGACACCGGCAAGGACAAGGGCCGGACGTTCACGGAGATCGTCCAGCCGGACCAGTCACGCCAGTTGGAGCAGGGCGAGAAGGTCGTCGTCGCCTACGAGCCGTCCGCGCCGAGGGACCTCCAGTACTCGGTCGCCGACGTCAACCGGCGTTTCCCGATGGCGCTGCTGGCCGGCATCTTCGCGATCGCCGTCGTGGTCGTCGGCCGGCTGCGGGGCGTGATGGCGCTGGTCGCGCTGGCGATCAGCTTCCTGATCCTCAACTTCTTCATCCTGCCCGCGATCCTCCAGGGCTCGAACCCGCTGGTCGTGGCGGTGGTGGGGGCGAGCGCCATCATGCTGATCGCGCTCTACCTGTGTCACGGACTCTCCGCGCGGACGTCGGTCGCGGTGCTCGGGACGCTGATCTCCCTGGTCCTGATCGGCGTCCTGGGCCTGCTGTTCAACGACTGGGCCGCGCTGACCGGCAACACGGACGACAACACCGGCCTGATCCACGGCCTGTACCCGTCGATCGACATGAGCGGTCTCCTGCTCGCCGGCATCATCATCGGCTCGCTCGGCGTCCTGGACGACGTGACGGTCACCCAGACCTCGGCGGTCTGGGAGTTGCACGAGGCGAACCCGACGATGGGCTGGCGCGGGCTGTACCGGGCGGGCATCCGCATCGGCCGCGACCACATCGCGTCGGTCGTCAACACCCTCGTCCTCGCCTACGCGGGCGCCGCCCTGCCGCTGCTGCTGCTCTTCTCCATCGCGAACAGCGGCATCGGCACGGTCGCCAACAGCGAACTGGTCGCCGAGGAGATCGTCCGCACCCTGGTCGGCTCGATCGGCCTGGTCGCCTCGGTCCCGGTGACGACGGCCCTGGCGGCCCTGGTCGTCTCGGCGGACCGCCCGGACACCAAGACCGCGACGGCGACGGCGACATCGGCGCCGGCTCAGGCCCCCGCACGGGGATCCCGGGGCCGGCGCCGCAAGCGCTGA
- a CDS encoding DUF5326 family protein: protein MREIFAGLPWWVKWVAVPVIALVVFGGLIASVVGFVIGLLFKVLVFVALVGGLVYVVRKFTAGSSSSRGDW from the coding sequence ATGCGAGAGATCTTCGCGGGACTGCCGTGGTGGGTGAAGTGGGTCGCGGTGCCGGTCATCGCCCTGGTCGTGTTCGGCGGCCTGATAGCCAGCGTCGTCGGCTTCGTGATCGGCCTGCTGTTCAAGGTGCTGGTGTTCGTCGCGCTGGTCGGCGGACTGGTGTACGTCGTACGGAAGTTCACGGCCGGCAGCTCCTCCTCGCGCGGCGACTGGTGA
- a CDS encoding cupin domain-containing protein yields the protein MKAFRLDELEAERAANDGAYLQFLRERNMSVGLYALDAGTHDPQNPHNQDEVYFVVSGRASITVGMETTEVARGSVVYVPAGVAHKFHHISEDLRVLVVFSPPEG from the coding sequence ATGAAGGCATTCCGGCTGGACGAACTGGAGGCGGAACGAGCCGCCAACGACGGCGCCTACCTGCAGTTCCTGCGCGAGCGGAACATGTCGGTCGGCCTGTACGCCCTCGACGCGGGCACCCACGATCCACAGAACCCGCACAACCAGGACGAGGTCTACTTCGTCGTCAGCGGGCGCGCGTCGATCACCGTCGGCATGGAGACGACCGAGGTCGCGCGCGGCAGCGTGGTGTACGTGCCGGCCGGGGTCGCCCACAAGTTCCACCACATCAGCGAGGACCTGCGGGTGCTCGTGGTGTTCTCCCCGCCGGAGGGCTGA